One genomic segment of Flavobacteriaceae bacterium includes these proteins:
- a CDS encoding IS110 family transposase, which yields MNIIKYGIGIDISKSTFTASICTLQDDYSLRFGDSCEFDNEKKGFNQFLKWVKKQTIKGIEAFYIMEATGVYYEHLAYHLYYLKKPLHVALPSNTKHYFKSLNVKSKTDNIDSKILSQFACERKHNPWNPPKDIYLRLRAITRYLEQLKSQKTLINNRIHSKEHSYAVPKEIIKQEYRLLKELEKSISICEKQIEVLVQSDDELSLKVDKLSSIKGVGFTTVTIIVAETLGFEYFYNKKQVTSYAGFDVVYRDSGSSLNGKTRISKKGNSHIRRALYFPSLVAARHNKEMKIFYDRVVKKRNIKKIGSVAVARKLLELMYILWKTDQYYIEDYNQQKTASKKSEAVLDIF from the coding sequence ATGAATATTATAAAATATGGTATCGGAATAGATATCTCTAAATCAACATTCACAGCAAGCATTTGTACTTTACAAGACGATTACAGTTTACGTTTTGGTGATTCCTGTGAATTTGACAATGAAAAAAAAGGGTTTAACCAATTTTTAAAATGGGTAAAGAAGCAAACCATTAAAGGGATAGAAGCGTTTTATATAATGGAAGCTACAGGAGTTTATTATGAACATTTAGCATATCATTTATATTACCTTAAAAAACCTTTACATGTAGCACTTCCATCTAATACAAAACATTATTTTAAAAGCTTAAATGTTAAATCAAAAACAGATAATATTGATAGTAAAATCCTAAGTCAATTTGCCTGTGAGAGAAAACATAATCCTTGGAATCCACCAAAAGATATTTATTTAAGACTAAGAGCTATAACACGTTATTTAGAACAGCTAAAAAGCCAGAAAACGTTAATTAACAATAGAATACATAGCAAAGAGCATAGTTATGCAGTTCCAAAAGAAATTATAAAACAAGAATATCGTTTACTTAAAGAACTAGAAAAATCAATTTCAATTTGTGAAAAACAAATAGAAGTTTTAGTTCAATCAGACGATGAACTTTCCTTAAAGGTAGATAAGTTATCCAGTATTAAAGGCGTTGGGTTTACAACAGTAACTATAATCGTAGCAGAAACTTTAGGCTTCGAATATTTTTATAATAAAAAACAAGTTACAAGTTATGCAGGTTTTGATGTCGTATATAGAGATTCTGGCAGTAGTTTAAATGGAAAAACACGAATATCTAAAAAAGGAAATAGTCACATTAGGAGAGCTTTATATTTTCCTTCATTAGTAGCTGCAAGACATAATAAGGAAATGAAAATATTCTACGATAGAGTTGTTAAAAAACGTAATATAAAAAAGATAGGGTCAGTTGCTGTAGCGAGAAAATTACTAGAATTAATGTACATACTTTGGAAGACTGACCAGTATTACATAGAAGATTATAATCAACAAAAAACAGCTTCAAAAAAATCTGAAGCTGTACTGGATATTTTCTAA
- a CDS encoding ankyrin repeat domain-containing protein: MKKLIVPIIVCFFAFSMANAIVPNELAKKNNVELSTSYFKVNAFCKLIQIGNYEAVKSLIDAGEDVNAKSNGLTPLMFAARHNRAKIAKLLIKNGAKLNTKSDRSRLTAMDLAKRSKAVDAIKVLEDALSKS, from the coding sequence ATGAAAAAATTAATTGTACCAATTATCGTATGTTTTTTTGCATTCAGTATGGCAAATGCAATAGTGCCAAATGAGTTGGCCAAGAAAAATAATGTAGAACTTAGCACTTCTTATTTTAAGGTGAATGCTTTTTGTAAATTAATTCAGATAGGGAACTATGAAGCCGTAAAATCTTTAATTGATGCCGGGGAAGATGTTAATGCAAAATCGAATGGTTTAACACCTCTGATGTTTGCAGCCAGGCATAACCGTGCAAAGATTGCCAAGCTTCTCATCAAAAACGGAGCAAAACTAAATACTAAATCAGATAGAAGTAGATTGACTGCTATGGATTTAGCTAAGAGATCTAAAGCTGTAGACGCTATAAAAGTTCTTGAGGATGCACTTAGTAAATCTTAG
- a CDS encoding 2,3-bisphosphoglycerate-independent phosphoglycerate mutase, translated as MSGKAILMILDGWGITQNPKVSAIYNAKTPFIDSLYDAYPFAELRTDGKYVGLPEGQMGNSEVGHINLGAGRIVYQNLAKINIAVREGTIAKEKELVNAFEHAKKHRKNIHFLGLVSNGGIHSHIDHLKGLLDATADFNLKNVFVHAFTDGRDCDPKSGSSFIKDLQDYMHKTTGQLATIIGRYYAMDRDKRWERIKLAYDAMVHGVGTLSTKAEDSILKSYEAGITDEFIKPIIMADEHHRPKATIQDGDVVIFFNFRTDRGRQLTEVLCQKNHPQDSMQKRSLYFVTMTNYDETFQNINVIYDDDHIENTLGEVLECAGKTQIRIAETEKYPHVTFFFSGGREKEFIGEKRLLCPSPKVATYDLKPEMSAYEIKEAIIPELEKGEVDFVCLNFANGDMVGHTGVLEAAVKACETVDICVKDIINTALKNDYTTILIADHGNCETMINSDGTLHTAHTTNPVPIILIDKKIKKIKNGILGDIAPTILDIMGIEQPEEMTQHSLI; from the coding sequence ATGTCCGGAAAAGCAATTTTAATGATATTAGACGGTTGGGGGATTACTCAAAATCCAAAAGTATCAGCCATTTATAATGCTAAAACACCCTTTATTGATTCCTTATATGATGCATACCCTTTTGCCGAATTAAGAACAGACGGCAAGTATGTTGGACTACCCGAAGGGCAAATGGGAAACTCTGAAGTGGGTCATATAAATTTAGGAGCAGGTAGAATTGTATATCAAAACCTGGCTAAAATAAATATTGCTGTAAGAGAAGGTACAATAGCTAAAGAAAAAGAATTAGTAAATGCTTTTGAGCATGCCAAAAAACACCGTAAAAATATACATTTTTTAGGATTGGTTTCCAATGGAGGAATTCATTCACATATAGATCATTTAAAAGGTTTGTTGGATGCTACTGCGGATTTCAATTTAAAAAATGTTTTTGTACACGCATTTACCGACGGAAGAGATTGTGATCCCAAATCGGGAAGCTCTTTTATTAAGGATTTACAGGATTATATGCATAAAACCACCGGGCAACTGGCTACTATTATCGGGAGGTATTATGCAATGGACAGAGATAAACGCTGGGAACGTATTAAATTAGCCTATGATGCTATGGTACATGGAGTGGGAACTCTTTCCACAAAAGCAGAAGATAGTATTTTAAAAAGTTATGAAGCCGGTATTACGGACGAATTTATAAAGCCAATTATTATGGCAGATGAACATCATCGGCCTAAAGCTACCATCCAAGATGGGGATGTAGTTATTTTCTTTAATTTCAGAACAGACAGAGGAAGGCAATTAACGGAAGTACTATGCCAAAAGAATCATCCTCAAGACAGTATGCAAAAACGTTCTTTATATTTTGTTACCATGACAAATTATGATGAAACCTTTCAAAATATTAATGTTATTTATGATGATGATCATATAGAAAATACACTGGGAGAGGTTCTGGAATGTGCAGGTAAAACTCAAATCCGGATTGCTGAAACGGAAAAATATCCACATGTTACCTTTTTCTTTTCCGGTGGCAGAGAGAAAGAATTTATTGGGGAAAAAAGATTGTTATGTCCTTCGCCTAAAGTAGCCACTTATGATTTAAAACCTGAAATGAGTGCTTATGAAATAAAAGAGGCAATTATACCTGAACTGGAAAAAGGCGAAGTAGATTTTGTCTGCCTAAACTTTGCCAATGGAGATATGGTTGGCCATACAGGTGTATTAGAAGCTGCTGTAAAGGCATGTGAAACTGTAGATATATGCGTTAAGGACATTATAAATACTGCCCTAAAAAATGACTATACTACTATTTTGATTGCCGATCATGGAAACTGCGAAACAATGATAAATTCGGATGGAACACTGCATACGGCACATACAACCAACCCGGTTCCCATAATTTTAATCGATAAGAAAATAAAGAAAATAAAAAATGGTATCTTGGGCGATATTGCTCCTACCATTTTAGATATTATGGGTATTGAGCAACCTGAAGAAATGACACAACATTCACTTATATAA
- a CDS encoding thioredoxin, with amino-acid sequence MKKTLFIITVLITFSLTAQEKSIAKKDQDGNLIGYIKKVSLLDKSYSKWFTKNYDAYKTDKKIIRKIKKKLKKYTIKGFFGTWCGDSKREVPRFYKILEEAAFDMNRLEMIALNRSKKTLDSLQKGYDIIRVPTFIFYKHGKETGRFVEYPVESLEKDMLKILTTETYKHSYQE; translated from the coding sequence ATGAAAAAAACTCTATTTATAATCACTGTTTTAATTACTTTTTCATTAACAGCACAAGAAAAGAGCATTGCAAAAAAAGATCAGGATGGGAACTTAATCGGATATATAAAAAAAGTTTCTCTTTTAGATAAAAGTTATAGCAAGTGGTTTACAAAAAACTACGATGCTTATAAAACAGATAAAAAGATCATTCGGAAAATTAAAAAAAAACTTAAAAAGTATACCATAAAAGGGTTCTTTGGAACTTGGTGTGGTGATAGTAAAAGAGAAGTCCCCAGGTTTTATAAAATTTTGGAAGAAGCAGCATTTGATATGAACCGCCTCGAAATGATTGCTTTAAACAGAAGTAAAAAAACACTTGATAGCCTTCAGAAAGGATATGATATTATACGGGTACCCACCTTTATTTTTTACAAACACGGAAAAGAAACGGGGCGTTTTGTAGAATATCCCGTAGAAAGCTTAGAAAAGGATATGCTAAAAATACTGACCACTGAGACTTATAAACATTCGTATCAGGAGTAA
- the map gene encoding type I methionyl aminopeptidase, with amino-acid sequence MIVVKTREEIELMRESALVVSKTLGMLAKEIKPGVNTIYLDKLAEDYIHSQDAVPGFLGLYDFPNTLCVSPNAQVVHGIPNDKPLQEGDIISIDCGAVKNGFYGDHAYTFAIGEIAPETEKLLKVTKESLYIGIRELKAGNRVGDVGFAIQQYCEKYGYGVVRELVGHGIGRTMHEDPEMPNYGKRGRGKKLVEGMVVAIEPMINLGTHKIHHLNDGWTIVTKDRKPSAHFEHDVAIINGKPELLSTFKYIYDALGIKSEEEETFQQVYQEV; translated from the coding sequence ATGATAGTTGTAAAAACCAGAGAGGAAATCGAATTGATGCGTGAAAGCGCACTCGTAGTTTCCAAAACACTGGGGATGCTCGCCAAAGAAATAAAACCGGGCGTAAACACTATCTATTTGGATAAACTTGCTGAAGATTATATTCATTCTCAAGATGCAGTTCCCGGTTTTTTAGGCTTATATGATTTTCCAAACACCTTATGTGTCAGTCCAAATGCTCAGGTTGTACATGGCATCCCTAACGACAAGCCGTTACAAGAAGGGGATATTATCTCTATAGATTGCGGGGCTGTTAAAAATGGTTTTTACGGAGATCATGCGTATACTTTTGCTATTGGAGAAATTGCTCCGGAAACTGAAAAATTATTAAAGGTTACAAAAGAAAGCTTATATATTGGAATTCGCGAATTAAAAGCCGGTAACCGTGTAGGCGATGTGGGTTTTGCTATCCAGCAATATTGCGAAAAGTATGGTTATGGGGTGGTTAGAGAATTGGTAGGGCATGGTATAGGTCGTACAATGCACGAAGACCCGGAAATGCCCAACTATGGCAAAAGAGGCAGAGGTAAAAAATTAGTAGAAGGAATGGTAGTTGCTATTGAACCTATGATTAATTTGGGAACACATAAAATCCATCATTTAAATGACGGATGGACTATTGTAACAAAAGACAGAAAACCCAGTGCTCATTTTGAGCATGATGTTGCCATTATTAATGGAAAACCGGAACTGCTCTCCACATTCAAATATATTTATGATGCTTTGGGTATTAAAAGTGAAGAAGAAGAAACTTTTCAACAAGTGTATCAGGAAGTTTAA
- a CDS encoding methyltransferase domain-containing protein has translation MNFSKIILQIIPRPFLIKISYWIRPLAAFYLKGEKFTDPIDGRSFRKFLPYGYHMQRSNVLAPGTLSLERHRLLWLYLQNETHFLKSTGSSGSIDDSGSNKNAKLKVLHMAPEQCFLTRFKKLNHDYITADLYSPIADIKADITDLPFENNTFDVIFCNHVLEHIPNDTKAMQELYRVMKPGGFGIFQVPQDLNRAVTFEDGSITDPKERTKIFGQYDHVRIYGRDYFDKLRSVGFKVDQVDYTQKITTEFVEKYRLMKGEILPVVYK, from the coding sequence TTGAACTTTTCCAAAATCATATTGCAAATAATTCCTCGTCCTTTCTTAATTAAAATAAGTTATTGGATTCGACCACTTGCGGCTTTTTATTTAAAAGGGGAAAAGTTTACGGATCCAATAGACGGGAGAAGTTTTCGAAAATTTCTGCCTTATGGTTACCATATGCAAAGATCAAATGTACTTGCTCCGGGTACTTTATCTTTAGAGCGCCATCGTCTTTTGTGGTTATATTTACAAAACGAAACCCATTTTCTTAAATCTACTGGAAGTTCAGGTAGCATCGACGATTCCGGTTCTAATAAAAACGCTAAGCTAAAAGTTTTACACATGGCTCCGGAACAGTGTTTTTTAACACGTTTTAAAAAGTTAAATCACGACTACATTACTGCGGATTTATACTCTCCTATTGCAGACATTAAGGCGGATATCACGGATTTACCTTTTGAAAACAATACTTTTGATGTTATCTTTTGTAATCATGTACTGGAACATATTCCGAATGATACCAAAGCCATGCAAGAGTTATATCGTGTTATGAAACCCGGAGGTTTTGGTATTTTTCAGGTGCCACAAGATTTGAATCGTGCTGTTACATTTGAAGATGGGTCTATTACCGATCCAAAAGAACGCACTAAAATTTTCGGACAATACGATCATGTAAGAATTTACGGTCGCGATTATTTCGACAAGCTCCGATCTGTTGGTTTTAAAGTAGATCAAGTAGACTATACTCAAAAAATAACAACAGAGTTCGTAGAAAAATACCGACTCATGAAAGGCGAAATTTTACCTGTGGTTTATAAATGA
- a CDS encoding FAD:protein FMN transferase: MNITRFLMMTLICCVLIVCAKEEPVKLRGSVFGTTYSIIYYSTTNYEIEIDNLFTKVNTSLSTYMYTSDISRINRGEKNIIADSLFKEVFQKSARIYKETDGYFDPTVGILVNAWGFGPKKPLNNIDTAKISDLMKFVGFNKVRIENDTVVKKYKEIYFDFNSIAKGYGIDIVGRFLESKGIKNYMVEIGGEVRVRGMKPGSQLWKVEIENPNTDGSRNAYTRLELTDKTVASSGNYRKYRITEDGQKYVHTINPKTGYATESNLLAATVITGLDCADADAYATAFMAMGLEKTTAFLERKPALKVILIYVDDKGTLKAWTSNSGG, translated from the coding sequence ACTCGTTTTTTAATGATGACTCTTATCTGTTGTGTACTTATTGTGTGCGCAAAAGAGGAACCTGTAAAGTTAAGAGGAAGTGTTTTTGGGACTACCTATTCTATAATTTATTATAGCACTACAAATTATGAAATAGAAATTGATAATTTATTTACTAAAGTAAATACATCATTATCTACTTATATGTATACCTCTGATATTTCGAGGATCAACAGAGGAGAAAAAAATATTATAGCAGATAGCTTATTTAAAGAAGTATTTCAAAAATCAGCACGTATTTATAAGGAAACGGACGGATATTTTGATCCAACAGTCGGCATTTTAGTAAATGCATGGGGGTTTGGCCCTAAAAAACCGTTGAACAACATAGATACTGCAAAGATTTCAGACTTAATGAAATTTGTTGGGTTTAATAAAGTACGTATTGAAAATGATACAGTAGTAAAAAAATATAAAGAAATATATTTTGATTTCAATTCAATTGCAAAGGGTTATGGAATAGATATAGTGGGTCGGTTTTTAGAAAGTAAAGGAATTAAGAACTATATGGTAGAAATTGGTGGTGAGGTCAGAGTCAGAGGAATGAAACCTGGCAGTCAATTATGGAAAGTGGAAATAGAGAATCCGAATACAGACGGTTCTCGTAATGCTTACACACGTCTGGAACTAACAGACAAAACCGTAGCGAGTTCCGGAAATTACAGAAAATACAGGATTACGGAAGACGGACAAAAGTATGTACACACTATTAATCCGAAAACGGGTTATGCTACTGAAAGTAATTTACTTGCAGCTACTGTGATTACAGGTTTGGATTGCGCAGATGCAGATGCATATGCAACAGCTTTTATGGCAATGGGTCTGGAAAAAACAACAGCTTTTTTAGAAAGAAAACCTGCATTAAAAGTTATTTTGATTTATGTTGATGATAAAGGAACATTAAAAGCATGGACTAGCAATTCAGGAGGATAG